Proteins encoded together in one Pseudoroseomonas cervicalis window:
- the lptB gene encoding LPS export ABC transporter ATP-binding protein, with protein MPQASPPLKVIAGDAGLVATGLGKRYKKRPVVRNVSLSVKRGEAVGLLGPNGAGKTTTFYMITGLVRPDQGQVFMDGHDVTTLPMYRRARMGLGYLPQEASIFRGLTLEDNIRAALEVVEPVRDRREQMLDSLLAEFGLTHLRRSPSLALSGGERRRCEIARALATHPAYVLLDEPLAGIDPIAVGEIRDLVKHLKNRGIGVLITDHNVRETLEIIDRAYILHDGQVLMEGSPQDIVAHEGVRRVYLGERFSL; from the coding sequence ATCCCGCAGGCCAGCCCGCCCCTGAAGGTCATCGCCGGCGATGCCGGCCTGGTCGCGACCGGCCTCGGCAAGCGCTACAAGAAGCGGCCGGTGGTGCGCAACGTCTCGCTCAGCGTCAAGCGCGGCGAGGCGGTCGGCCTGCTCGGCCCCAACGGCGCCGGCAAGACCACCACCTTCTACATGATCACCGGCCTGGTCCGCCCCGACCAGGGCCAGGTCTTCATGGACGGGCACGACGTCACCACCCTGCCGATGTATCGCCGCGCCCGCATGGGGCTGGGCTACCTGCCGCAGGAGGCCTCGATCTTCCGCGGCCTGACGCTCGAGGACAATATCCGCGCGGCGCTGGAGGTGGTCGAGCCGGTGCGCGACCGGCGCGAGCAGATGCTCGATTCGCTGCTGGCCGAATTCGGCCTGACGCATCTGCGCCGCTCCCCCTCGCTCGCCCTGTCGGGCGGTGAGCGGCGGCGCTGCGAGATCGCCCGGGCGCTCGCCACCCACCCCGCCTATGTGCTGCTGGACGAGCCGCTGGCCGGCATCGACCCGATCGCGGTGGGCGAGATCCGCGACCTGGTGAAGCACCTGAAGAATCGCGGCATCGGCGTGCTGATCACCGACCACAATGTGCGCGAGACGCTGGAGATCATCGACCGCGCCTATATCCTGCATGACGGCCAGGTGCTGATGGAGGGCTCCCCGCAGGATATCGTGGCGCATGAGGGCGTGCGCCGCGTCTATCTGGGCGAGCGGTTCAGCCTGTAG